A region of Acipenser ruthenus chromosome 51, fAciRut3.2 maternal haplotype, whole genome shotgun sequence DNA encodes the following proteins:
- the LOC131722765 gene encoding endonuclease domain-containing 1 protein-like: MGFVCGVFLLLTLPALARTEVVNDFKVCKDFFLKGKAPTVLPDQNRYKRICQKYGASQYHFATLYDTQNKIPVYSAYKYDNKISCDRCDRKDGAWYIEPQLEGDNKVKDMTLQSKTSVRKTSLKQALNNDYENSSFDRGHLLPFAHAQERCTKEASFTLTNAVPQDPCLNRIWWLHMENKVLRYLRECKEAWSCA, encoded by the exons aTGGGGTTTGTGTGTGGGGTGTTTCTCCTGCTCACTCTGCCTGCGCTGGCTCGGACTGAAGTAGTGAATGATTTCAAAGTGTGTAAAGATTTCTTTTTGAAGGGGAAGGCTCCGACAGTGCTCCCTGATCAGAATCGTTACAAACGGATCTGTCAGAAATATGGAGCTTCCCAATATCACTTCGCAACTCTTTATGACACACAAAATAAGATTCCTGTGTACTCAGCATATAAATATGACAACAAGATATCCTGCGACAGGTGTGACAGAAAGGACGGTGCCTGGTATATTGAACCTCAA CTAGAGGGTGACAACAAGGTTAAAGACATGACCTTGCAAAGCAAGACGTCGGTAAGGAAGACAAGTTTGAAGCAAGCACTGAACAACGACTATGAGAACAGCTCATTCGACAGAGGTCACCTGTTGCCTTTTGCTCACGCGCAGGAAAGGTGCACCAAAGAGGCGTCTTTCACACTGACCAACGCCGTCCCCCAGGATCCGTGTCTCAATCGCATCTGGTGGCTGCACATGGAAAATAAAGTTCTTAGGTATTTAAGAGAATGCAAAGAGGCCTGGAGCTGTGCCTAG